Proteins found in one Candidatus Dormiibacterota bacterium genomic segment:
- a CDS encoding SRPBCC domain-containing protein, with protein sequence MAPTTSESTTSADRELLLTRVLDAPRALVFRAWTDPEHLVRWWGPKGFTTPSCTMDVRPGGAWRICMRGPDGVDHWVWGVYREVVEPERLVTTWAWEEPDGSSGRETVLTVTFEEQGTRTALTLHHARFGDAVECENHRNGWSQILDRLAAEIVEATA encoded by the coding sequence ATGGCCCCGACGACCAGTGAGAGCACGACCTCGGCAGACCGGGAGCTGCTGCTCACCCGCGTCCTCGATGCCCCCCGCGCGCTCGTCTTCCGCGCCTGGACCGACCCCGAGCACCTGGTCCGCTGGTGGGGTCCGAAGGGCTTCACCACCCCCTCGTGCACCATGGACGTCCGTCCCGGCGGCGCCTGGCGCATCTGCATGCGCGGACCCGACGGCGTCGATCACTGGGTGTGGGGCGTCTACCGCGAGGTCGTGGAGCCGGAGCGGCTGGTGACCACCTGGGCCTGGGAGGAGCCCGACGGCAGTTCCGGCCGCGAGACCGTGCTCACCGTGACCTTCGAGGAGCAGGGCACCCGGACTGCGCTCACTCTGCACCACGCGCGCTTCGGCGACGCGGTCGAGTGTGAGAACCATCGGAACGGCTGGTCGCAGATCCTGGACCGCCTCGCCGCCGAGATCGTGGAGGCGACGGCGTGA
- a CDS encoding class I SAM-dependent methyltransferase — protein MNLLHRRYCRSERWARTVAGRVIPPALESVDLGDDVLEVGPGPGRTTDLLRRRVPRLTSLEIDARLAAALALRMRGTGVEVVHGDGTAMPFPDGRFSAVVCFTMLHHVPSAALQDRLLAETCRVLRPGGVLAGSDSVGGTLVFRLLHVRDTMVLVDAAGLPERLRRAGFEQVSVVRDGRLRFRAVRPAGG, from the coding sequence GTGAACCTCCTCCATCGACGCTACTGCCGCTCCGAGCGCTGGGCGCGGACCGTCGCCGGCCGGGTGATCCCACCGGCGCTCGAGAGCGTCGACCTCGGTGACGACGTGCTCGAGGTCGGGCCGGGACCTGGCCGCACCACCGACCTGCTGCGTCGGCGCGTCCCCCGGCTCACCTCGCTGGAGATCGACGCGCGGCTCGCCGCCGCGCTGGCGCTGAGGATGCGCGGCACCGGCGTCGAGGTGGTGCACGGCGACGGCACAGCGATGCCCTTTCCCGACGGCCGCTTCTCGGCGGTGGTCTGCTTCACCATGCTCCACCACGTCCCCTCCGCGGCGCTGCAGGACCGGCTGCTCGCGGAGACGTGCCGGGTGCTCCGCCCCGGCGGGGTGCTCGCCGGCAGCGACAGCGTCGGTGGCACCCTGGTGTTCCGCCTGCTCCACGTGCGCGACACCATGGTGCTGGTGGACGCGGCCGGGCTTCCGGAGCGGCTGCGCCGGGCCGGCTTCGAGCAGGTCAGCGTGGTGCGGGACGGGCGGCTGCGCTTCCGTGCGGTGCGTCCCGCCGGCGGCTGA
- a CDS encoding sugar ABC transporter substrate-binding protein codes for MKFVRLLAGVGALTVVAACGSSGSTGGTPGAGGSSAPTGKIALLLPETKTARYEASDRPDITARLRALGYDTSQLIYSNANQDAATQQNQADAAITNGAKVLILDPVDSKAAGAIATKAQAAGVPVIAYDRLIKGSAGVTAYVSFDNVKVGELQAQSLMSALTAAGKTSPHIVMINGSPTDANAASFKKGAHNVFDPLVASGKLTIDKEYDTPDWSPDQAQNEMQQALTALAGKVDGVYCANDGTAGGAIAALKAANVSPLPPVTGQDAEVAGVQRVLAGEQYMTIYKAVRPEAELAAQAALDLLGGRTLSGFDSKTNNDSIDVPSHLLNPVAVTKSNVKDTIIADQFHSVAEICTAQYAAACKAAGIQ; via the coding sequence ATGAAGTTCGTGCGTCTACTCGCCGGGGTGGGAGCGCTCACCGTCGTGGCGGCCTGTGGGTCCTCCGGCTCGACCGGCGGCACCCCCGGCGCGGGCGGCAGCTCGGCCCCGACTGGAAAGATCGCGCTGCTCCTGCCCGAGACGAAGACCGCCCGCTACGAGGCCTCCGACCGGCCCGACATCACCGCGCGGCTGAGGGCGCTCGGCTACGACACCAGCCAGCTCATCTACAGCAATGCGAACCAGGACGCCGCCACCCAGCAGAACCAGGCGGACGCGGCGATCACCAACGGCGCCAAGGTCCTCATCCTCGACCCCGTCGACTCCAAGGCGGCCGGTGCGATCGCCACCAAGGCACAGGCGGCGGGCGTTCCGGTGATCGCATACGACCGGCTCATCAAGGGCTCGGCCGGCGTCACCGCATACGTCTCCTTCGACAACGTCAAGGTCGGCGAGCTCCAGGCGCAGAGCCTGATGAGCGCGCTGACGGCGGCGGGGAAGACCAGCCCGCACATCGTGATGATCAACGGCTCGCCCACCGATGCCAATGCGGCCTCGTTCAAGAAGGGCGCGCACAACGTGTTCGACCCGCTCGTGGCCAGCGGCAAGCTGACCATCGACAAGGAGTACGACACCCCCGACTGGAGCCCCGACCAGGCGCAGAACGAGATGCAGCAGGCGCTGACCGCGCTCGCGGGCAAGGTCGACGGCGTGTACTGCGCGAACGACGGCACCGCCGGCGGCGCCATCGCCGCCCTCAAGGCGGCGAACGTCAGCCCGCTCCCGCCGGTGACGGGACAGGACGCCGAGGTCGCCGGGGTCCAGCGCGTGCTCGCCGGCGAGCAGTACATGACCATCTACAAGGCGGTGCGGCCGGAGGCCGAGCTCGCCGCCCAGGCGGCTCTCGACCTGCTCGGCGGCAGGACGCTGAGCGGCTTCGACAGCAAGACCAACAACGACAGCATCGACGTGCCCTCGCACCTGCTCAATCCGGTGGCCGTCACCAAGAGCAACGTGAAGGACACGATCATCGCCGACCAGTTCCACAGCGTCGCCGAGATCTGCACCGCGCAGTACGCGGCGGCGTGCAAGGCTGCGGGCATCCAGTGA
- a CDS encoding ATP-binding cassette domain-containing protein, translated as MGAAAGRSPAAAAASDPARRSPLLELRRTSKTFGAVQALSGVDFEVFPAEVVALVGDNGAGKSTLVKIIAGVYRADEGEYIFDGRPVTVRGPRSVTDLGIATVYQDLALCDNLDVVANLYLGREEEIGRGPLGVVDEVPMERRAIEVLRDLSVKIPSVRTQVASLSGGQRQSVAVARAVMGDARVVLLDEPTAALGVAQTRQVLDLIMRLREQGLGVVVISHNLADVFEVADRIVVLRLGRRIASFDAPTVRRDEVVAAITGAGTDGAAAADGPAAGTDAAS; from the coding sequence GTGGGTGCCGCCGCGGGGAGATCCCCCGCGGCGGCAGCCGCGTCCGACCCGGCGCGGCGCTCGCCGCTCCTCGAGCTGCGGCGCACCTCGAAGACGTTCGGGGCGGTGCAGGCGCTGTCGGGTGTCGACTTCGAGGTGTTCCCGGCGGAGGTGGTCGCCCTCGTCGGTGACAACGGCGCCGGCAAGTCCACGCTCGTCAAGATCATCGCCGGTGTCTACCGGGCCGATGAGGGCGAGTACATCTTCGACGGGCGGCCGGTCACCGTGCGCGGGCCACGCAGCGTCACCGATCTGGGGATCGCCACCGTCTACCAGGACCTCGCGCTGTGCGACAACCTCGACGTCGTCGCGAACCTGTACCTGGGCCGCGAGGAGGAGATCGGCCGCGGGCCGCTGGGCGTCGTCGACGAGGTTCCCATGGAGCGGCGCGCCATCGAGGTGCTCCGCGATCTGTCGGTGAAGATCCCCTCGGTGCGCACCCAGGTCGCCTCCCTGTCCGGCGGCCAGCGCCAGTCGGTGGCGGTGGCCCGCGCGGTGATGGGCGATGCCCGGGTGGTGCTGCTCGACGAGCCCACCGCGGCGCTCGGGGTGGCGCAGACCCGCCAGGTGCTCGACCTGATCATGCGACTGCGCGAGCAGGGTCTCGGTGTGGTGGTGATCAGCCACAACCTCGCGGACGTCTTCGAGGTCGCCGACCGCATCGTCGTGCTGCGCCTGGGCCGCCGCATCGCCTCGTTCGACGCCCCGACGGTGCGGCGCGACGAGGTGGTCGCCGCGATCACCGGCGCAGGCACCGATGGAGCGGCCGCGGCGGACGGGCCGGCCGCGGGCACGGACGCGGCGTCATGA
- a CDS encoding SHOCT domain-containing protein, translating to MFTRPAFRGSGPGFHQVSEWQLVLATVLRFVAVLLVIAAAVYVARSFLQARAQTPHHTPPPPRSPGLDELDMRYARGEVTRSEYLERRGDLGGTAPPPPPPVA from the coding sequence ATGTTCACCAGGCCGGCCTTCCGGGGCTCGGGCCCAGGGTTCCATCAGGTCAGCGAGTGGCAGCTGGTGCTGGCCACGGTGCTGCGCTTCGTCGCCGTCCTGCTGGTGATCGCGGCCGCCGTCTACGTGGCGCGCTCGTTCCTGCAGGCCCGCGCGCAGACGCCCCACCACACCCCGCCGCCGCCCCGCTCGCCGGGGCTCGACGAGCTCGACATGCGCTACGCCCGCGGCGAGGTGACCCGCTCCGAGTATCTCGAGCGCCGCGGCGACCTCGGCGGGACCGCGCCTCCGCCTCCGCCGCCGGTGGCCTGA
- a CDS encoding thioredoxin family protein, with the protein MKHAVVSRDEWLAARTEHLRREKEFSKLRDQLSAERRALPWVRVDTTYTFDTPDGPRTLADLFDGRGQLIVYHFMFGPGWEEGCRSCSLVSDHFDGATVHLAQRDITLVAVSRAPLDQIEAFRGRMGWRFRWVSSYGSDFNHDHHVSFTDQDRAAGEVDYNFGRRRFTSDELPGLSVFTRDENGDVLHTYSTYARGLDMLVGAYNLMDLVPKGRDEDALDFTMAWVRHHDRYPTAPATP; encoded by the coding sequence GTGAAGCACGCGGTGGTGTCGCGGGACGAGTGGCTGGCGGCGCGCACGGAGCACCTCCGTCGCGAGAAGGAGTTCTCGAAGCTCCGTGATCAGCTGAGCGCGGAGCGGCGCGCGCTGCCCTGGGTGCGGGTCGACACGACCTACACCTTCGACACCCCGGACGGCCCCCGGACGCTCGCCGACCTCTTCGACGGTCGCGGTCAGCTGATCGTCTACCACTTCATGTTCGGACCGGGCTGGGAGGAGGGGTGCCGGAGCTGTTCGCTGGTCTCCGACCACTTCGACGGCGCGACCGTCCACCTCGCCCAGCGCGACATCACCCTGGTGGCGGTCTCCCGCGCCCCCCTCGACCAGATCGAGGCGTTCAGGGGGCGGATGGGCTGGCGCTTCCGGTGGGTGTCGTCGTACGGGAGCGACTTCAACCACGACCACCACGTGTCGTTCACCGACCAGGATCGGGCCGCGGGCGAGGTCGACTACAACTTCGGCCGGCGGCGGTTCACGAGCGACGAGCTTCCCGGTCTGAGCGTCTTCACCCGCGACGAGAACGGCGACGTCCTCCACACCTATTCCACCTACGCGCGCGGCCTCGACATGCTGGTCGGCGCGTACAACCTGATGGACCTCGTCCCGAAGGGTCGCGACGAGGACGCCCTCGACTTCACCATGGCCTGGGTGCGCCACCACGATCGCTACCCCACCGCCCCGGCGACGCCCTGA
- a CDS encoding metalloregulator ArsR/SmtB family transcription factor has translation MSPDQLSSTFAALADPTRRAILARLAGGEAPVTELAKPFAMSLPAISKHLKVLERAGLIARGREAQWRPCRLEAGPLKDASDWLDGYREFWEQSLGRLDDYLRELQSTTKEETHGPDDQ, from the coding sequence ATGTCGCCCGATCAGCTCAGCTCCACCTTCGCGGCCCTCGCCGACCCCACCCGGCGCGCCATCCTGGCTCGTCTCGCCGGCGGCGAGGCCCCCGTGACGGAGCTGGCGAAGCCGTTCGCGATGAGCCTTCCCGCCATCTCCAAGCACCTCAAGGTGCTGGAGCGCGCCGGTCTCATCGCGCGCGGTCGCGAGGCCCAGTGGCGGCCCTGCCGGCTGGAGGCGGGGCCGCTGAAGGACGCCTCCGACTGGCTGGACGGCTACCGTGAGTTCTGGGAGCAGAGCCTCGGTCGCCTGGACGACTACCTGCGTGAGCTGCAGAGCACGACGAAGGAGGAGACCCATGGCCCCGACGACCAGTGA
- a CDS encoding TetR/AcrR family transcriptional regulator, whose protein sequence is MHSTEDEAAGGAVDDPLLLDAALRALAAWGWEGMTLDRIASEAGRSRVTLWRQGVRRDGISAGLLLRLAASHRQALWPVVTSTGTPRARLEDALAALCRVADDNLVLLSGCDTAFHDAETAGLVPRGEFSRPLERILRDGVADGTLRPGSSPEETASVLFNAVCWTHVHLRARHRWSPERARRSVLGLVLHGVVADQAPVVPKSRSPKSPRPGTM, encoded by the coding sequence TTGCATAGCACCGAGGACGAGGCGGCCGGTGGGGCCGTCGACGATCCCCTCCTGCTCGACGCCGCGCTGCGTGCCCTGGCAGCCTGGGGATGGGAGGGGATGACCCTCGACCGCATCGCCTCCGAGGCGGGCCGGTCGCGGGTCACGCTGTGGCGTCAGGGGGTGCGGCGGGACGGCATCTCCGCGGGGCTGCTGCTGCGCCTCGCCGCCTCCCACCGCCAGGCGCTCTGGCCGGTGGTGACCTCGACCGGTACGCCGCGAGCACGGCTGGAGGACGCGCTGGCGGCGCTCTGCCGGGTGGCCGACGACAACCTCGTCCTCCTCTCCGGCTGCGACACCGCGTTCCACGACGCCGAGACGGCGGGGCTGGTGCCGCGCGGCGAGTTCAGCCGCCCGCTCGAGCGCATCCTCCGCGACGGTGTCGCCGACGGCACGCTGCGCCCGGGCTCGAGCCCGGAGGAGACCGCCTCGGTGCTCTTCAACGCGGTGTGCTGGACCCACGTGCACCTGCGCGCACGCCACCGCTGGTCACCGGAGCGCGCCCGCCGCAGTGTGCTCGGCCTGGTGCTGCACGGCGTGGTCGCGGATCAGGCGCCGGTGGTGCCGAAGAGCCGGTCGCCGAAGTCGCCGAGGCCGGGGACGATGTAG
- a CDS encoding short-chain dehydrogenase/reductase has product MRRPALDVAGRVVLVTGGARGIGLDTARRLAARGARLALLDIDGAEAERAAAELGGGAIAGTVDVTDAEALTAAVERVVERLGGIDVVIANAGIEPPPATMLSVDRADFDRVLAVNLHGVWHTVKAALSHVVERRGHVVVVASAYAFMNGTMAAPYAASKAAVEQLGRALRTELAPHGATAGVAYFGFVDTDLVRRAFASETVGAVRKALPGWLTRPVEVGLAGEAIARGVERRAARMTAPGWVAPALVLRGVIAGLDGMLARDRRLHEAIRLAESPPPAAVEPARTAEGG; this is encoded by the coding sequence ATGAGGCGCCCGGCCCTCGACGTCGCCGGACGGGTGGTGCTGGTCACCGGCGGCGCCCGCGGCATCGGCCTCGACACCGCCCGGCGGCTGGCGGCGCGGGGCGCGCGGCTGGCGCTGCTCGACATCGACGGCGCCGAGGCCGAGCGCGCCGCCGCGGAGCTGGGCGGCGGCGCCATCGCCGGCACCGTCGACGTCACCGACGCCGAGGCGCTCACCGCCGCGGTGGAGCGGGTGGTCGAGCGCCTCGGCGGCATCGACGTGGTCATCGCCAACGCCGGCATCGAGCCGCCGCCGGCGACGATGCTCTCGGTCGACCGGGCCGACTTCGACCGGGTGCTGGCGGTCAACCTCCACGGGGTCTGGCACACCGTGAAGGCCGCGCTCTCCCATGTCGTCGAACGCCGCGGACACGTGGTGGTGGTGGCCTCCGCCTACGCGTTCATGAACGGGACCATGGCGGCGCCGTACGCGGCCAGCAAGGCGGCGGTCGAGCAGCTGGGGCGGGCGCTGCGCACCGAGCTGGCGCCCCACGGCGCGACCGCCGGGGTGGCCTACTTCGGCTTCGTCGACACCGACCTGGTGCGCCGCGCCTTCGCGTCGGAGACGGTCGGGGCGGTCCGGAAGGCGCTGCCCGGCTGGCTCACCAGGCCGGTCGAGGTGGGACTCGCCGGCGAGGCGATCGCCCGCGGGGTCGAGCGCCGCGCCGCCCGGATGACCGCGCCGGGGTGGGTGGCGCCGGCGCTGGTGCTCCGCGGGGTCATCGCCGGCCTCGACGGGATGCTCGCTCGCGATCGGCGCCTGCACGAGGCCATCCGCCTGGCGGAGTCGCCGCCGCCGGCTGCGGTCGAGCCGGCCAGGACCGCGGAGGGCGGCTAG
- a CDS encoding NAD(P)/FAD-dependent oxidoreductase, whose product MRTRIEGSPRPPRVAIVGGGFAGVGMAIQLKQSGLADFTLFEKAGSVGGVWRENTYPGAACDVASHLYSYSFERSRDWSRRFSPQRDILAYLDGCVRRYRLGPHLRLGTEIASADFDEPTRRWRLRTTAGETVEVDVLVTACGQLSRPALPAIPGIERFAGTAFHSARWDHSYDMTGKRVAVIGTGASAIQFVPEIAQRVERLHLFQRSAPWVIPKLDAPYRARHRRLFRWLPLWPLAARAGWFLFFETAALGFTRARWMVTPLRLTSRAMLRLQVRDRAVRSRLVPDYEMGCKRVLISSHYYRAMARSNLEVVTDTVREVTRDGVVTADGTERRVDAIVYGTGFTANAFLAPIRIRGLGGGSLDDVWRDGAEAYLGLSVTGFPNLFILYGPNTNLGSGSIIHMLESQISWVLGALREMTRRPGVSLDLRDSVQDAFGREVQERLRTSVWQSGCTSWYRTPSGRVVNNWPGLMSEYRRRTRRFDPAVYRVLAPDPAATAVAQPESAGAAG is encoded by the coding sequence CTGCGCACCCGCATCGAGGGCTCGCCCCGGCCGCCCCGCGTCGCCATCGTCGGCGGCGGCTTCGCCGGCGTGGGGATGGCGATCCAGCTCAAGCAGAGCGGCCTCGCCGACTTCACCCTCTTCGAGAAGGCGGGCAGCGTCGGCGGGGTCTGGCGCGAGAACACCTACCCGGGGGCGGCCTGCGACGTCGCCTCCCACCTCTACTCGTACTCGTTCGAGCGCAGCCGCGACTGGTCGCGCCGCTTCTCGCCCCAGCGCGACATCCTCGCCTACCTCGACGGCTGCGTCCGCCGGTACCGGCTCGGGCCCCACCTGCGGCTCGGCACCGAGATCGCCTCCGCCGACTTCGACGAGCCGACCCGGCGCTGGCGGCTGCGCACCACCGCCGGCGAGACCGTCGAGGTGGACGTGCTGGTGACCGCCTGCGGCCAGCTGAGCCGGCCCGCCCTGCCCGCCATCCCCGGCATCGAGCGCTTCGCCGGCACCGCCTTCCACTCCGCGCGGTGGGATCACTCCTATGACATGACCGGGAAGCGGGTGGCGGTGATCGGCACCGGCGCGAGCGCGATCCAGTTCGTGCCCGAGATCGCCCAGCGGGTCGAGCGGCTGCACCTCTTCCAGCGCAGCGCGCCGTGGGTGATCCCCAAGCTCGACGCGCCCTACCGGGCGAGGCACCGGCGCCTCTTCCGGTGGCTGCCGCTGTGGCCGCTGGCGGCCCGCGCCGGCTGGTTCCTCTTCTTCGAGACGGCCGCCCTCGGCTTCACCCGGGCCCGCTGGATGGTCACCCCGCTGCGGCTGACGTCGCGCGCGATGCTGCGGCTGCAGGTGCGCGACCGGGCGGTGCGCTCCCGGCTCGTCCCCGACTACGAGATGGGCTGCAAGCGGGTGCTGATCTCCTCCCACTACTACCGGGCGATGGCGCGGAGCAACCTCGAGGTGGTCACCGACACGGTCCGCGAGGTCACCCGCGACGGCGTGGTCACCGCCGACGGTACCGAGCGCAGGGTCGACGCCATCGTCTACGGCACCGGGTTCACCGCCAACGCCTTCCTTGCGCCGATCCGGATCCGCGGGCTCGGCGGCGGCTCGCTCGACGACGTCTGGCGTGACGGCGCCGAGGCGTACCTGGGGCTGAGCGTCACCGGCTTCCCCAACCTCTTCATCCTCTACGGGCCCAACACCAACCTCGGGTCGGGGTCGATCATCCACATGCTCGAGAGCCAGATCAGCTGGGTGCTGGGAGCGCTGCGGGAGATGACCCGCCGCCCCGGCGTGTCCCTCGACCTCCGCGACAGCGTCCAGGACGCCTTCGGCCGCGAGGTGCAGGAGCGGCTGCGCACCTCGGTGTGGCAGAGCGGGTGCACCAGCTGGTACCGCACCCCGTCCGGGCGCGTCGTCAACAACTGGCCGGGGCTGATGTCCGAGTACCGCCGCCGCACCCGGCGATTCGACCCCGCCGTCTACCGGGTGCTTGCCCCCGATCCCGCCGCGACCGCGGTGGCGCAGCCCGAATCGGCGGGGGCCGCGGGATGA
- the upp gene encoding uracil phosphoribosyltransferase: MPLHVSTHPVVLDCLAGLRDHRTGPEEFRSLARKIMTLLLYEATAGLPTREATVTTPMTEAAASYLDGEVVAIPVLRAGLGLLPPVLDLLPRVSVGYLGLERDETTAVARIYYRKLPPMAGKLPLLLDPMLATGGSAAQALDLITAAGGLGTRLVCVVAAPEGVRRLEEAHPDVSVFTAALDDGLNSSAYIVPGLGDFGDRLFGTTGA, encoded by the coding sequence ATGCCGCTCCACGTCAGCACCCACCCGGTGGTGCTCGACTGCCTCGCCGGGCTCCGCGACCACCGCACCGGTCCCGAGGAGTTCCGCAGCCTGGCGCGCAAGATCATGACCCTGCTGCTCTACGAGGCGACCGCCGGGCTGCCCACCCGCGAGGCGACGGTGACCACGCCGATGACCGAGGCGGCGGCGTCGTACCTCGACGGCGAGGTGGTCGCCATCCCGGTGCTGCGCGCCGGCCTCGGACTGCTGCCGCCGGTGCTCGACCTGCTGCCCCGGGTGAGCGTCGGCTACCTCGGCCTCGAGCGTGACGAGACCACCGCGGTGGCACGCATCTACTACCGCAAGCTGCCGCCGATGGCGGGCAAGCTGCCGCTCCTTCTCGACCCCATGCTCGCCACCGGCGGCTCCGCCGCCCAGGCGCTCGACCTCATCACCGCGGCCGGGGGGCTCGGCACCCGGCTGGTCTGCGTGGTGGCAGCCCCGGAGGGGGTCCGCCGGCTCGAGGAGGCGCATCCCGACGTGAGCGTCTTCACCGCCGCCCTCGACGACGGGCTGAACAGCAGCGCCTACATCGTCCCCGGCCTCGGCGACTTCGGCGACCGGCTCTTCGGCACCACCGGCGCCTGA
- a CDS encoding LLM class flavin-dependent oxidoreductase, which yields MPDRRFRFGVVAAPRGGGEDWLSTARRVAELGYSTLLMPDVPQLLAPFPSLAMAAAVADLRVGTFVLAGPLRPPRSAAWEAHSLSVLTGGRFELGIGTGRPDVRPFTEELGLPYGSAVERLAQVAETIEHLRVLDGDGHTPVLIAAGGPRARALAAAHADIITLAADPLATRDEVARMAAEVRDLAGPRVDAIELAMNLFVVGDQLAPGTERFFPVDAATLIERDSLTMLRGTTQEMADELQRRREILGVSYISVNGAFLEQMAPVVEMLAGR from the coding sequence ATGCCCGACCGGCGGTTTCGCTTCGGAGTGGTTGCGGCCCCGCGCGGCGGCGGCGAGGACTGGCTGTCCACGGCGCGGCGGGTGGCGGAGCTCGGCTACTCGACCCTCCTGATGCCCGACGTCCCGCAGCTGCTCGCGCCCTTCCCGTCCCTCGCGATGGCCGCCGCGGTGGCCGATCTGCGGGTCGGGACGTTCGTGCTGGCCGGTCCGCTGCGCCCGCCGCGCTCGGCGGCCTGGGAGGCGCACAGCCTGTCGGTGCTGACCGGCGGCCGCTTCGAGCTCGGGATCGGCACCGGGCGGCCCGACGTGCGCCCGTTCACGGAGGAGCTCGGCCTGCCCTACGGGTCGGCCGTCGAGCGCCTCGCCCAGGTGGCCGAGACCATCGAGCACCTGCGTGTCCTCGACGGTGACGGGCACACCCCCGTGCTGATCGCCGCCGGCGGCCCCAGGGCACGTGCGCTCGCCGCCGCCCACGCGGACATCATCACCCTGGCCGCCGATCCGCTCGCCACCCGCGACGAGGTGGCCCGGATGGCCGCCGAGGTCCGCGACCTGGCCGGGCCCCGGGTCGATGCGATCGAGCTGGCGATGAACCTGTTCGTGGTGGGTGACCAGCTCGCTCCGGGGACCGAGCGGTTCTTCCCGGTGGACGCGGCCACGCTGATCGAGCGCGACTCCCTGACCATGCTCCGGGGCACCACCCAGGAGATGGCCGACGAGCTGCAACGCCGCCGCGAGATCCTCGGCGTGTCCTACATCAGCGTCAACGGCGCCTTCCTCGAGCAGATGGCACCGGTGGTGGAGATGCTCGCAGGCCGCTGA
- a CDS encoding sugar ABC transporter permease, with translation MSTMVDDPRLALERGGWAGLVRLGLRRLRQGELGPVPVIVGLVVIAAVFQLQNPNYLTALNLTNLLQQIVPVGVLAVGVVPVLLLGEIDLSIGPLSGFCGGVLAVLSVNHGVPGPVAVLAALAVGAVVGLCIGLIRTKLQVPSFIVSLAGFIGFQGALLYVLGTSGTINLNDSFILALMNRLLPVWLGWVVGLAFVAAYALGGLWNRRRRLRAGLLVPPISLFAVRQAVIALPVLAVVGLMSTNRGRGVIPVSGVPLGVVILLGLVVLFDVICGRTTFGRHLYATGGNAEAAKRAGIPVDRIRVVVFVLSSTLAACGGVLAASRLFAVNQGSGGGNFTLDAIACAVIGGTSLFGGRGSVWSALLGALVIGSIANGMDLLALPSSVKFMIEGGVLLVAVTIDAVSRRGRQAAGRV, from the coding sequence ATGAGCACGATGGTCGACGACCCCCGCCTGGCACTGGAGCGGGGCGGCTGGGCGGGCCTGGTGAGGCTCGGACTTCGCCGCCTGCGTCAGGGCGAGCTCGGACCCGTCCCGGTGATCGTCGGGCTGGTGGTCATCGCCGCGGTCTTCCAGCTGCAGAACCCGAACTACCTGACGGCGCTGAACCTCACCAACCTGCTGCAGCAGATCGTTCCCGTCGGCGTGCTCGCCGTCGGGGTGGTCCCGGTGCTGCTGCTCGGCGAGATCGACCTCTCGATCGGCCCCCTGAGCGGGTTCTGCGGGGGCGTGCTCGCGGTGCTGTCGGTGAACCACGGAGTGCCCGGTCCGGTGGCGGTGCTCGCCGCGCTCGCGGTCGGTGCGGTGGTGGGCCTGTGCATCGGCCTGATCCGCACCAAGCTGCAGGTGCCGTCGTTCATCGTGAGCCTGGCGGGGTTCATCGGCTTCCAGGGCGCGCTGCTCTACGTGCTCGGCACCAGCGGCACGATCAACCTCAACGACAGCTTCATCCTGGCGCTCATGAACCGGCTGCTGCCGGTGTGGCTGGGATGGGTGGTGGGCCTCGCCTTCGTCGCCGCCTACGCGCTGGGCGGGCTGTGGAACCGCCGGCGGCGGCTGCGGGCCGGCCTGCTGGTGCCGCCGATCAGCCTGTTCGCCGTCCGGCAGGCGGTGATCGCCCTGCCCGTGCTCGCGGTGGTCGGGCTGATGAGCACCAACCGCGGCCGCGGGGTGATCCCGGTGTCCGGCGTGCCCCTGGGCGTCGTGATCCTGCTCGGCCTGGTGGTGCTGTTCGACGTCATCTGCGGGCGGACGACCTTCGGCCGCCACCTCTACGCCACCGGGGGCAACGCGGAGGCGGCCAAGCGCGCCGGCATCCCCGTCGACCGCATCCGGGTGGTCGTGTTCGTGCTCTCGTCCACCCTCGCCGCGTGCGGCGGAGTGCTCGCCGCCTCGCGCCTCTTCGCGGTGAACCAGGGCTCGGGCGGGGGCAACTTCACCCTCGACGCGATCGCCTGCGCGGTGATCGGCGGCACCAGCCTCTTCGGCGGCCGCGGCAGCGTGTGGTCGGCGCTCCTCGGCGCCCTGGTGATCGGCTCCATCGCCAACGGCATGGATCTCCTGGCGCTGCCGTCGTCGGTGAAGTTCATGATCGAGGGCGGCGTGCTGCTGGTCGCGGTCACCATCGACGCGGTGTCGAGGCGGGGGAGGCAGGCCGCGGGGCGGGTGTAG